The genomic stretch CTTATGTTTGCTGGCTTTGGAGAATGCTCAGGTTTAATTCAGTTTATAACAAATGCAAAGCTACGTGCAGTTTAGGTGCTCAGAATAATGCAGGTCATCTATTATATGTGGCTGATTGATAAGATGGGATTGTAGCTTCAAAAGCGTTGACTAGATCATCCCGCTGAGATGCCTGCAGTACACACGTATCCTTCAGGGTGCAGAGTTAGACAAACTTTGTTTGTATCCTGTATATAAAGAGAGTAAAGGGCCAGTCACATCACCGTCACACCGAGGCACACAATGCCTAGTGCAGTGTAAGCAGTTGGGCGAGCAGAGAGCCAGAGCTGTGGTGTGTGGAAAATGCTAGTGGAGGCAGACAATGCACTGGTCCGAGGCCTGACAGCCCTCAGAGGGACAGGGGTCGCCTCACTGCGACAACAGCCCCCGtctccctcccttctttttctttttttgagcTACCACAGCATGGGCTCGGGGAGGACGCTGAAGTTCGCCCTGTGCGAGGTGCTGCAGTTTGCAGGCCTGTGCGTGCCGCTTTTCATCGTCATGCAGAGGTTCGCCATCATCGTAGCAAAGGTCAAAGCGTCGGCGCAGCCCCCCGGCGACGGCAGCACGGCCTACTGGTTGATCGTGGCCTCCTCCATTGCCTATGTCACCTCCACCGCCCTGCTGGTCTGGGTACCCCTGAAGTATATGGTCTTCATGAAGAAGAAGTTCCTCATTGGGAGGAAGAAGTGGTGAGTTTGTCCTGACGCCGGCGGGCTGGAGAGCCAGAAATGCAGGTCCAGCACTgttctcagcagcagctgggacCCCAGTGCAGCACTGACCTGAAAGCTGACCAGCTGGTTTGACTCTGAACAGGCCCGTAGCTGGTTTGGACTGCACTTGGCTTGTGAATACCATGAGTTAGCAAGTCCTGCAACTGCCTTTGTCTTCCTTCCttacttttttgtctttcccttcctttgtgTTTGTATCAGGAGGCCTGTGGCCCTCGTATATGTGATCCTGTCCACATTACCCTGCTTTGCCTTTCTCATCGCCAGCTCCGAGGTACAACATGCTGTGGATTGTTTGCCATTTGTTTCATCAGTTTATCTGTACTCTGATCCTGAACTTTGACCCTTACTGTTGCCATATTTGTGACAAGAGTCAGTCTGTAATTATAGATCCTTTGTGGTTATTTTGGATGATTGTGTTTATCACCCAAAAAAGCTGCTTGGAGCTTAAAATAATCcttaaaaatattcagtgcAACTTCACATTTAGGACCAACATTATATCTGTGAGTGGAATAAAGGTGATGATTTGTGAGGAGCTTTTTGGTTCTCAGGGGAGGAATATCAAGCCTTATGGATAAGGAGCTACTGATAAGCAGCTTGGTTCCTCTTCCTGTCCAAGCTGCCCTTGTCAAATCATCTGTCCATGAGGCACATTTTCACTTCCTCGCTGGCTGCAGCCCAGCTcctatttgctgttttatgtggCCCTTTCTAGAGCCAAAGCTGACCTTTTGGCCTTTGCTTATCTGGTGTCTTTTACATAAGAGCCATCAATTCTGCTAAGATGACCAGCTTGtctgctttgttctgtgtcCTGTTGCCATTAAGTCCTGACTCAGGCAAATATCAGAGCTGCAAGTGGCCCACAAACCACCAGAGGAGGTCAGAAATGTAGACGTAAATGCTCAGCGCAAATGTCTTTGATGGGTTCTGTATTGATTGGAAGTGACTGTTCGGCTCAAAACTAATGATTTTCTGGCTGTTTGCACAGGTTCAGATAAATAACAATATGAAAGATGATACATTCACGGAGCTCCCTGTATCGCTAGTCCTCTTCTCGCTCATCTGTATTGACGTTGTGGAGAGGATACGCCACTGCAGACTGACCGGCCAGGGTGAGCACGGCTCTCTGAACACACTCACTGAGGGCTATAGATCCTGAACTTTCCTCTGCCAACTTCTATAGTGATACCAGCCCAGCTTTACATTGCAGGAGGCAACAAATACAGCTCCCAGTTCTTTATATCATTTATCCGGAACAGTTTAGAGAACCAATTTTAACTTCTTATTCTTTGGCTCTGTGCCTGCAGTTGAAAAATATTGGTGCAACAGAGGAAATGAGCAGGAAATATCTTTGCCACCTCTTGTGGGACAGTGCTGAATTGACAAAAatttcagcagtttttcaaaAAGGGAGGCAAGGTGTGGTGTGAGTATAATGGTATTCCCTTGAAAACCTCAATCCTTCTGAGAATTTTTAATGTCAGCTGTCTCAGGAAGCTTTGGCTCCAACTGCACAGCAGTTTAAtagttggattttttttatgatcaCTGCATGTAGTGGTGACATGTTGTGTATTTATTATATTCATTTATCACCATGTCtgacagttttcaaaataaaatcgtGCTGATCATTGGGATTCTTGTCATGTTCTCCAAAAAACAACCGtatgaacacaaacaacacatatGCAACATGAGCAAATGTAATGTCAGAAATAATTTGCTTGCCTGTCCTTTTCTCCCCCCAGCTAATGACATGGAGAGAGACGCCGACATCCCCTCCACTGTCCTCACACACGTGGAACAGGTAACACCAGTAACACCTATCACTCCAGCTGTGCCGGGGCCAGCTGTGCCCGGGCAAGCTGTGCCAACTCCCATGCCACCGGGAGCAAGCCAGCTCAATGACAGGAACCAGAACGGAGCAGGGGCTCGGCCGGAGACCAACGGGACAGTCCCGGGGATACCAGGTAATGCTGGGAGGCCGTTTAGTATCTCTGGACTGAGCTCACGATCAGCGAGCACCACGGCGTACCGCATACCCCCGTACGCCTACACGGGTCCGCTGAGGTTCCTGTGTGCCAGCGACGCCCgagcagatgtgtttgtggacaGCTTTATGTTCTGGATGGATACAGTGGAGATGGTGAGGGTGGCAGGACATCCCCTGGTCTACTACTCCGGCTGGGTGTTCCCCATTTATATCTTCAGCTACCTGTCTTGCCTGCGTGTGGTGGTCATGCCCCACAGCCCCCTGCTGTCCTCACTAGGAGTGGCCGTGCAGGACTTACCCTTCTTCTTTGTGCGTGTTGGCCTCATTGCATTCTTCGGCTTCGTCACACCCCTGCTGTATCTGATGAAGAACCTGTTGATCTGCCTGGCCTTTGTCTATTTCAACTTTATGACCAAGCTGAGGGTCTTCAACACAGAGAGGATGTTCTTTTGAGACCAACACTTCAAGCAAAGACggcaaaacattaaaacatataGTAGGAGTCCTTGGCCGGCACAGTCAGGAGGTGTAGGATGATAGGATTCAGGAGGCGGTCGCACCAGCTCTTCACGGGTTCAAACTTAGCCCCAACAGTGTTTACTGAACCTCACAATCTACTTTTTACACAGAGATTTGTTATCAGATATCAAACCCAGTAACTGCCAGAGTTAATAGTTACTAAGAAAAACCTTAAGCACAAACTTATTTGTGAGTTGGCGTACTACTTATAATGTTTATTGGAGATTTACACATCACTAAATTAAAATGAGCTTCATTTCGTTGCACAAGTAGGACTCATTCCAAATTGCATGAATGCTATGAACTactttacactgtaaaacacattttaaaacaaatttttCAAAGGATAGGTAGATAAGATTAATATCATGTTTGGTCCCATAATATCTAAATTTTTAACGTCAGCTTGTGGTGCTacagttatttcctgtttacaAAGTTGATTAATATATTACAAGCTAAAACATTTCTTAAGTGCTGATGGTGCAGCCTGGTTTAGGACATCACCAACTAGCTATGAACACAGGAAGCACTTTAGGCGTGAACTGTGTCATGGATTTAAGAAAAGCTGGTGCAACCAAACTCAAGTATGAATTTGTGTATGAAAGGCAAGAAGATATATTTTGTTAAAATGCATGATGGTACTTTTCACAGGCCAAAAGGGAGCTCTTAGGCAATGTTTTCCCATGCAGGACATTATGTGTCAAATGACTGTTGTGTTATGTATTATCTACCTTTATGTTCAAACACAGCCTACTTTTTTTACCCCTCAAAACCCCTCCCCCTCACCAAGCATGGCACTTTGGGAATGTACCTGTAATGTCACTTGAGATTTTTTGGCAAATTTTTTTCTACCATCATAAAgtgcagtgaaaatgtaaaagcatAAATCCATGTTGTTTATATTAGGTTTTTCTTTGCTAAGTTATattcacagaagaagaacaaagtgTGAGTTTGTACCATTGATACATATATTTTGGTAAGATTAATAAAGAAAGTCATTCAAATatatgttttcagttttaagtTTTGATTTATCACATATGTAGCAACATGAACTGAGAGTCCATTCAGTATGTTTTTGACCTCCATTCAAACCTTTTACACTGGAATTTGTCCTCTTTCTTCCCAGTCGCTCCCCCAGAGAACaagtttcctgtctttattcCGCAAAACATTCTCATCACATTCCTTCCCGCAATCCGATGTGGTCCACGGCACAAGAGCACTGACACCTGGAAGACACCGTGTCATTCATTGCACATGTGCAGTCTGATGCAGTTCAACACAACAGCAttggatgagaaaaaaaaaaggttttcaggATGGGATAGAATGGCACAAAACaatatttatatacatacatcatcatcatcatacatCATTTCATATATTTCTTACTAAATTGTACATGGGTTCAGATGTGTGCCGCAGAGTTATGGGACTTTAATGCCCCCACTGGACACAAAAGCTGCAGCCTCATGACTCCCAGTCCCAGAGAAGTTTCATGCAGTCACTGTATTTTCATGAGAACACGCTGCACAACTTGCACAACAAGATTTCCCgaattctttgtgttttgttctgcGTTGTCCGTGCGAAGGACAGATAGTTCACAGGTTCGTGGCCTGTTTGTCTGTAGCTCATTAGTCTGAGCACCATTGCTGGGCATCCCTGCAGTGTGAGGCCAAAGCGGTCAGATGTCCACTCACTTCCCCCGATAGGAAACAGGATTTCCTCCTGTCATCTCTTTCTACTGACTTGTGTCATCATTGCACTGCTCACCCGAAGCTTCCAGACCTCCTGGGGGTTATTATCCCACGAAAACCCCTTCATCAGCAAAGTGCTTCAGAGTAAACCCAATCCTCATTTACCCTGGCACAGTAACTATGAAGCTGGCACATTCCTGATCAGATATGATTCTCTTAAATCTTGACACCTGACACTTCTTCAGAGGTAGTCTTGCTGAGTGACACGTGTTCTCTGGATTCGTTATGAACCGGGCACAGATTTAGCACAGGCTGAGGGGCTATTTATAATtataaataataacattattcACAATAGATCAAAAACCTCAGATAAAGGTAATACATTAAAGCCTGTTTTGATGAAtgaattcacaaaaaaaaaaaaaaaaaaatcatccagcTCCTCTTTAGCCTTTGATTtattaaaaatagaaatattgtCCTATCCTGGCACACTGTGTTTCCTTGAAGTTATCACCTGCgactttcagtttttcttgtttaatAGTGACATGAGTTTGCTTGCttcacacttcctgtcttccCATCCTCTGCCAAAAAATCTGTGGAAGCTCAGGGAAATTGCTGTTGTTTGACCAACCGTAGTTGCCCATGTGACAGGATATCCATCAGTGTGATTAAGGGGGGAAAACACCATGTCTCTGTGTCATTGTTGCTCTATGTCACACACCTTAGCACACACCAGACACCGTCTCTCATGACTGGAAAACTCTCCAACCACCTCATCCACCACTGAGTGCAAACTACACACAGAGGATAATGTTACCCTGTTCAAACCTTGCTGTGGTCCTCTGTCTCCTGCAAGtcctcctcatcactgctgACATAGGTACGTACCCCTGACTCATCTTTTCTTTATTCAATTTGGCTGTGAGTAAAGCTGTGGGAGTACTTGGATAATACATTTGTTTGAAATTGTCATAAGAGAtgtgctgctgaagctgttctgttctgctccagACAGTGGCTCCTTCCTGATCTTCAATGAGAACCACAACAAGTGCATAAAGGTGGAGAGTGCCACCTCCGTGACGGTGGCTGTTTGTAATCCTCACGCCAAAGAGCAGCAGTTTCGTTGGGCGTCCGAATCGCGCATCCTCAGTCTGTCCCTCAAGCTCTGTCTGGCA from Chaetodon auriga isolate fChaAug3 chromosome 21, fChaAug3.hap1, whole genome shotgun sequence encodes the following:
- the LOC143314508 gene encoding transmembrane protein 236, with protein sequence MGSGRTLKFALCEVLQFAGLCVPLFIVMQRFAIIVAKVKASAQPPGDGSTAYWLIVASSIAYVTSTALLVWVPLKYMVFMKKKFLIGRKKWRPVALVYVILSTLPCFAFLIASSEVQINNNMKDDTFTELPVSLVLFSLICIDVVERIRHCRLTGQANDMERDADIPSTVLTHVEQVTPVTPITPAVPGPAVPGQAVPTPMPPGASQLNDRNQNGAGARPETNGTVPGIPGNAGRPFSISGLSSRSASTTAYRIPPYAYTGPLRFLCASDARADVFVDSFMFWMDTVEMVRVAGHPLVYYSGWVFPIYIFSYLSCLRVVVMPHSPLLSSLGVAVQDLPFFFVRVGLIAFFGFVTPLLYLMKNLLICLAFVYFNFMTKLRVFNTERMFF